Within the Periplaneta americana isolate PAMFEO1 chromosome 6, P.americana_PAMFEO1_priV1, whole genome shotgun sequence genome, the region gaaaccgggccacctggttttgcggccagacgtgctaaccgttattccacaggtgtgtacattttcttctaacatacgagGAACATTTTTCATCTGGTGCTGTGTTTTACAGTGATGTTCTAccgattgttttgttatcttttttaacGCACACATACATAACAGACACCTAATtctttcaccagtatcactactaaaaatgtgggcaccatattcttgtattaaagaatacaccctatgttttttttaacacgtcttcggcattatgatcacttcactgaacacaaatgaataatatgtttacgtatctcaatgttctctgttcacgtacggacgaggactgactgagaacgcagagtggcagttgttttcggtgttcgcgtggagCTCTCTGCgtacggtaccgtgttgtagctacctacttggaaagcgtgcacacctcatgccatagtctatgcgtacagtacttgtaaaccgtaaacatgacttttatttgactttatcTCCGCTGTCATTTTATTACcaataatatcagtgaaaatgtatttttctttgcacaatataataaaatcaatattcaTAGCCGATGATTATGGTTTGGATAAAGCAGCTGcatcaggataggctgtatagcCGTATAAGATAgcgccttgacttgcttcagactaaacACTAGGGTACCtctttccactagctaaaactacCTACTGGGAAGCAGTGAATGGACAATACAGACGATAAGAACTGAGTGTACGTACTGTCGGCTGTgggacacgcgacaactagttaatgtttgtaaacaaaacgcacggaccaaggatgcctatcctgatacagctactttatccgaaactTACCGATGACATTATGAAATGTAGGTTAAATGCTGAAGAGGATTAAATTAAAACGAATAGAGAGTCAAAGAAGTAGTCCTACTAACAGTAACTCATTCACATCCCTTCATTCAGAAATATCACAGATTTTTAAAACCGGTTTGGATTTCGTATATTAACAGTAATAAGTTCACTCTGAACGTCATTGCAACACGAACTTTATttagtaaaatatataaaaacttgaaattaaataaatattttaagtcaattaaattgttatattttcttAATAATGAGGTTTGGCTCCGTGGTAAGTGATCTCAGGCTTGGAGTGACCTCCAGCTTTCTTGACGACGGCGACGAAACCGTTGTGTTTGTCGGCGTGGTACTCCACGGTGCGGGTTCCTCCATCAGCTTCCTTCAGACTGTAAGATCCCTTCACTGCGTCTCCATCCCTGGACTCCCACTGTTCCTTGACGTCACCGGTATGTGGGTCATGAACTGCGTATTCAAACTTGTACTGGGGATGCTCCTGGATTATAAATTAAGTTATGATTAAATTAGAAATTACCAAGAATATGAACATGCCTACACCTGTTGAATGTGAGAATTATTGTATGATTTAATTGTTTgattaacatttatttaatgctgtATTGAAAAGAATAgcttatttaaaatattacacttaCATGATGGTCTTCTACCGAGTGGCCAGGGAAGGCAGCTGCTACAGCTAGAAGGGTCGCCACGATGGCAATGAATGGAACAACCTTTTTGAAAAATACATGGCTTTGAATTAATCGACTGTTTATTAATATTGcgatatttaaaaacatatcaTCTATGATTAGACACACACGTGAGTTACCTTAATCTGCTGCATGATGGTAGAGAAGGTATTGCTGGTTGTTCCGCTGGATGAATGTGCTGCCAAACGAGAGAGCAACTCTTTTATAGTGCCGCGATGTGTAGAATTTCACTGTCTTGTCTGTTATGTCACAGGATCGTTCACATAATTGAGTACTAACATATAAACACATGCCTACGTCAGATATTACTCATTCCTGGAAGTAAGtaatgaaaaaattttattttctttctaaaattttatacataCTCCTTTCTCTATTTTTCAATTAGATATTACACTTTTTACACATTTCCTTTCTCAAACGTTTGAAAGCGCGATCCACATTTGGCCCAGACTTCTATATGTGACCCCCACTACCGAACTGGCTGAGTACTTAGGCCTAACTCCGCTCGAAAAGTACAAAtctctgtaaaatcgaaaatgacgacgattttattcaaaataagtgGATACCACCCGAATAAGGacgaaaataaaagaatatgatatgatatatgatatgatatatgatactatatgatatgatatatgatatgatatgatatgatgatatgatgatatgatatgatatgatatatgatatgatatgatgatattgtGTGACATGTgatgtaatatatgatatgacatgatatgatatgatatgatatgatatgatatgatatgatatgatatgatatgatatgatatatgatgtgatgtgagatatatgatatgacatgatatgatatgatatgatatatgttatgatatggtatgatatgatctgatatgatatgatatgatatgatatgatatgatatgatatgatatgatatgatattatatgatatgtgatgtaatatatgatatgatataatatatgatgtgatgtgatgtgagttatatgatatgatgtgatgtgagatgtatgatatgacatgatatatgatatgatatatgttatgatatggtatggtatgatatgatatgatatgatatgatatgatatgatatgatatgatatgatatgatatgatatgatatgatatgatatatttgtcagccaactttactaTCCATAGTTATGGAGGACTATCACATTTCtccttttcgatccaccatccctttaatacacaCAACCCTTTTAAAATAAAAGGATATAGTGCACcaatgacacgaaatattacgCCAATTCATTTCCAGTAGCCTACGTACTAATGTTTTAGAACAGATAACACTTTGAATAATAGTTTGctaggccaagatgttaacataataacagcaAGTGATAAAAATCAGAGGATTTATAAAGGAACTTGATTTTTGTTAGATATCATGTTACAGAACGGAATGCgttgcagtgcaaagtatttaagATCTCCTGGAAAATTTACCTGCGTGTGGTACGACAAATACTGAGTCTTTCTTTTCGCGAACATGCAATTAATTTTGCTAAAagtttaaacaacagcttttgaGTATTTTTCGGAAGATTCCCAAAATAATACAGCTGTCACGgataataaaattcactttttttggtccaccgctgtggagtaatggttagcacgtctagccataAAACTAGCTGgtccggtttcaaatcctggttgggacaatttacctggttgtggtCATTCCAGGGTTCTACTTGAAACAATTGGAGCAGAATtgcggggtaactttcggcgttggaccttggactaATTTCGCAATCATTAATTCACATGGtctatcatcatccataccatagcccaggttaagttcacggtgctgcgtgctgtacttgtacaagagcaagATCATTGGGCTACccaataattcaaaataataggggtggtaagcacaataaacatCAGGCTGCaatgcaagagaaaaaaaatgcgCTTTTAGATAGTTGCGTTTAACtggctgaaatttaaaaaaaaaatgaagaaaaaattcatttaaatatgtaCGTAGCGGTACCTATTGAAGGTATGTTTAAACTAGACTTGTCACAGATTGTACCTCAGTTCTGGATGGAAAGATGCAcaaatacctcgagcttgcaacaGAAGcccatatatttttaataacattcgcaacctcatatttatgcaaaaCAAACTCCTCGTTTTAATACCCTTAAAATCAAATACGAGAAATATCCTTGAATTTGAAAGTGAAATCACTATGTCTGTATCGAATAGAGTCTAGATTAGAGATCTACTTTCAAAAAAAAGTAGCCTACATCTGtcgcaataataaaataattctttactTTAGTGTAGAActattgattttttatattaaatgttattcATGTTTCTGAACACACAGTAAGTGTTTGTTAAACagacgtttttgttttattttgtaagtatCGCGACCCCTTCAGCTCTTTATACGACCTCTTGGGAATCACGACCCTACCTTGGGAACCACTCCTGTAGAAACATCATGGCCTATACCTAAcatatttgtattaaaatttattttttcagagtTGTGTTTCATAATATAGGTAAAAATGTACACATAACctttaaattgtttttgttttgttaatgtctTGAATTCAAAGATATGCCACTTAATGTTTACCAGTAGGGTAGAGGAtggtaatattgtaatatgagtaatattgtgatagttctttttcagaatttattacaaatttactAATGATActaagatcggttttttgcgtcaacgtattaagggaatgtttgtgcacaagtttctgcacaaaactggtcctcctcctcgctcagtaaaattgtaataaattctcaaatataactaTCACAATttttcgtatcacaatattatcaacctttaccctatatcatTTCAATTAGGATGAAGAgcgaaaaaaatatgaaataaaacgtATGGTATTTCGTTAAAAAATTCTATTGCTACGAATTTGTGTAGAACCACGTATAATTGCCAAATACAGTAAACGGTAGCCTTTGGTCAACCATGAACAATATGAACTAAAGCACGGTGCGTAAAATTTCTGTCAAAAATGGAATTTATCATTACTTAACTTCAGGGAGAAATCATTTCCAATATATGTCTGAGTAATTCCTTCTTTGCACGATACTGTGACATAACTGCCAGTGAAATTGTACACATCGTAAACGCTATAAAAGAGTTGCTCTATCGTTTGCAGGCACATTCATCCAGCGGAACAACCTGCTATACGTAGGATTCTCTATCATCATGCAGCAGACTAAGGTAACTTATATGGCTAAGTACAGATGCTTTCGATTTGTATGAATATTGTAACTGTTCTGAGTATCTAACGTTAGAAAGTACTCTATGAATTTAActcaatttattttcaattaaggtTTTCCCATTCATTGCCATCTTGGCGGCCTTGATGGCAGCAGCAAATGCTTTTCCTGGACATTTAGTGGATGACGATCATTATGTATGTATAACATATTTTAACATaactataaatcaataaatttactTATTCGCATATTTAACGGAAGAACATATGTCAATAGGGTATCTTTCTTAAGCTTTAATTGAAGtctgttaatttaatttacaatccaGGAACATCCCAAATACAAGTTCGAATACGCAGTTCATGACTCACATACCGGTGACGTCAAGGAACAGTGGGAGTCCAGGGATGGAGACGCAGTGAAGGGATCTTACAGTCTGAAGGAAGCTGATGGAGGAACCCGCACCGTGGAGTACCACGCCGACAAACACAACGGTTTCATCGCCGTCGTCAAGAAAGCTGGAGGACACTCCAAACCTGAGATCACTTACCATGGAGACAAACCTCATTATTAAGTGAATGTAGTAgtggaaatgtaatttaaattatttatgcaaatcctaattgtaaacttttatcttttatttaataaaatcacTGTGACCATGACGTTGAAGTTCAAATAGATTACTGTTCACATACGAGTACCACACCCATATCTTCACGAGATTGTGCAAAGTTTCTCAGTAAAGAGAAGTGACTCATGTTTACTTTCAGtattttcgttttttctttctGAATCAGCTGTCAGGACGTTAATGTCTTGAATCATAAACTTTGTATCATCATTTTAAGTATGTTGTTAAATGgatcatatattattataaaagatagaaaatatgaaagatagcCAAAAAAATTCCTACAGGACAATAGCGTCTTACTAGAGTGTGGGATTCTATTCTCTTCACACGGTGAATTAATCGATGGGAGATCTAACATAGAGGCCTATTGTGGACAGTCCCAATGAGTTCTTTTCACACTTTGCATTTAGTACTGTCAATATTGTATCTGATTGACTAGTGTAAACACCACCACGTGTTCATCCAGGTCACTGTATTGCTCCTCTAATAAGGAACGGTCCCTGAACTGTAGAATTGTCTTCTAAGTGTCTCCTGGAGACGAGCTCAGTCGGGTTTTCAGTCTTCCCTCAGGGCGCGCCTGAGTACCTCGCAACGAAATTGTTCATAATCTGAGCAAACAGGCTGTAATGAAATTAATACGAAATCAACGGTACTTACaccaaaatttgttttaaatactaAACTTGAAACACCACATGGAACGTATTCTAATCAAcgcctagtaaaaaaaaaaaaataaataaactacattGACAGTAAATTTATAAAGAAGAAATCGAACTAGTATTTCTAGACTACCGAACGGTCAACTGCAGCAGATGAAGATCGTAGTTAGACAATGAAATGCCAATGAAGCGTACCTAACCGCAGAAAACGCATCGGCAACACCGGAACACATCAATCAAATAATCGCCATGCACTACATTTCTTTCCCATAATTACGACCTAAATGAACATATTTACATTGACTGCTATTTATCTGGAACGGAAATGATGTGTGATAAATGGCTGGATGCATAGTAGCCTGCATATCAAATGCAGCTTCCCGTGCAAGAACATTGAGCGGGTAGGGAACTCGCGATAGCAAGTGGCTCAAGACATCTTTCCTTCAATCCTTCCGTATAGTCTTTCTTCCTATTCATCCGTCCACACATCTATCCAATCATTGATTCCTCCATCTTTCAACACGTCTGTTTTTCTTTCAATCTCTCTGGCTGTCTATCTTAAAATATACTGCCAAGCTATCCATTTATTCAATCACCCAACAggccgtccgtccgtccgtccatccatccatccatccatcaatccgtccgtccgtccaagTATCTATCCATCTGTTCAGCCatacttccatccatccatctgacTCTCCATCCATTCGTCCATCCGTTCATCCGTCCGTccaactatccatccatctatccacttcTCCACCTCTCCATCCATCCCTCTTCCATCCACCTTTCCGTTTTtatatccatccaatccatccttacttacatccatccatccaactatccatccatctattcagccaattttctatccatctatccacccttTCATCTCTCCATCCATCCCTCCTTCATCCATTCTATCAATCCTATCCATCCTcacttccattcatccatccgtccaaCTATCCACCCATCTATTCAGCCATCCTTCCATCCGTCTACCCTTCCATCTCTCCATCCATCATAACCATCCATCCTccaagtcggcctggttggcagagttggtatagcgctggccttctatgtccgaggttgcgggttcgatcccgggccaggtcgatggcattccggcacaccggcgacgctgatattacctcggcagttgcgagcgtcgttaaatcaaacataacatttttttccatcCTCCATCCAccctttcatttttatatccatcaatccatccattctTCCCCTCGtctttctatccatccatccatttatctatccaacTAAAATCCATCCACCCTTCAATCCATCCCATCCTTCCACCCATTCATGCATCagtcccatccatccatctattcatccatccatccatccatccatctagccatccgtccgtccgtccatccatccatcaatccattcatccatccatcgatccattcaTCTATAAAAAGTGGCTTCGAGTACATCATTTAACATACAACTACTTCTGTATTCAGCACAGTAGATCGTCAACTGCTTTATAATGATTTCAAAAAGTGTTacattaaaatcattaataatgtTTGAACAAGTAAACAAAGCGAAATGAAAAGTATACCACCGTGTAGACAAAGAAGTTCCGTAACCGTAAATATTCACATCAAACCGGTCGGATACTCAAGGCCGGTGAGATGGGTGAGGCAAAACATGCCTCGAAAACTGCTTTGCGGAAACTATTTTATGCTTATAACTCCGTGAGGTGTGAGCCGATCCGAATGTTTGAGATGGAATCGAGCGCATCGCAGCGCGATGGACTACTTAAACGTGAAAAAAATTATCTGGGATAAATTGAATTCTCAATTCTCTACAAGTATTGGTGAAAATTTATGAACTTTCAAAATTCCTCAAAACTCAAACGTTAAGAGAATGCAAAAGTGAAGATGGCTGCGGTGACGCTTTTCACCAATCTATAGCCACAGAGTCCACGGAGCTCACGTGCGCTGCCGCTCTCTTGCTCTCTCTGCCGTCTTATGTCCATAAACTCTCCGACTGACTTCACTTGTCAGTCATTGATATTTTCCCCCTTCGTTCTTAAATTATTTGTCCAAAATTTTTCTCTAACAAAATTCTTCTTCTGAGCTTCCTGTAACTGGTAAAATTGCGTTGATTAGAGACCAATATAATGTATGGGAAATGCAGTAATTTATTACAGATAAAATcagtgaaaatgtatttttctttggaaaatataataaaatcaccATTCATAGCTGATGACtatggttcggataaagtagctgcatCAGGATAGGCTGTGTAGCTGTATAGGATAGCATCTTAACTTGCTTCAGACTAAACACTAcctccttccactagctaaaactacCTACTGGGAagcagtgaatggacagtacagacGATAAAAACTGACTGTACATACTGTCGGCTGCGACATACGCGAGAACTAAgttagttaatgtttgtaaacaaaacgtacGGACCAAGGATGTCTAccctgatacagctacttcatCCGAATCTTACTGATGACATTATGAAATGTAGGTTAAATGCTGAAGAGAACTGAATTAAAACGAAAAAAGAttcaaagaaataggcctactaacagTGACTCATTCACATCCcttcattcagaaatatcataTATTCTTAAATCCGGTTTGGATTTCGTTCATCAACCGTAATAAGTTCACATTTAACGTTATGGCAACACACAACTTTATTTAGTAAAATATACAAacttgaaattaaatatattttaaatcaatttaCTTTGTTATATTCTCTTAATAATGAGGTTTGGCTCCGTGGTAAGTAATCTCAGGTTTGGAGTGTCCTCCAGCCTTCTTGACGACGGCGATGAAACCGTTGTGTTTGTCGGCGTGGTACTCCACGGTGCGGGTTCCTCCATCAGCTTCCTTCAGACTGTAAGATCCCTTCACTGCGTCTCCATCCCTGGACTCCCATTGTTCCTTGACGTCACCGGTATGTGGGTCATGAACTGCGTATTCAAACTTGTACTGGGGATGCTCCTGGATTATAAAATTAGTTAtggttaaattataaaattaacaagAATATGAACATGCCTACATCTGTTGAATATGAGAATTATTGTTTGATTTAATTGTCTGATTAACATTTATTTAACGCTTTTATGTAAAGAATAACTTATATAAAGTATTACACTTACATGATGGTCTTCTACCAAATGGCCAGGGAAGGCAGCTACTGCAGCTAGAAGGGCCGCCACGATGGCAATGAATGGAACAACCTTTTTGAAAGATACATGGCTTTGAATTAATACATGTTTACTGCTATTTCAATGTTTAAAAACGTAACATCTATGATTAGACAGACACGTGAGTTACCTTAATCTGCTGCATGATGGTAGAGAAGGTATTGCTGGTTGTTCCGCTGGATGAATGTGCTTCCAAACGAGAGACCAACTCTTTTATAGTGTCGCGATGTGTAGAATTTC harbors:
- the LOC138702300 gene encoding cuticle protein 19-like, whose translation is MQQIKVVPFIAIVATLLAVAAAFPGHSVEDHHEHPQYKFEYAVHDPHTGDVKEQWESRDGDAVKGSYSLKEADGGTRTVEYHADKHNGFVAVVKKAGGHSKPEITYHGAKPHY
- the LOC138702301 gene encoding cuticle protein 19-like, translating into MQQTKVFPFIAILAALMAAANAFPGHLVDDDHYEHPKYKFEYAVHDSHTGDVKEQWESRDGDAVKGSYSLKEADGGTRTVEYHADKHNGFIAVVKKAGGHSKPEITYHGDKPHY
- the LOC138702302 gene encoding cuticle protein 19-like, encoding MQQIKVVPFIAIVAALLAAVAAFPGHLVEDHHEHPQYKFEYAVHDPHTGDVKEQWESRDGDAVKGSYSLKEADGGTRTVEYHADKHNGFIAVVKKAGGHSKPEITYHGAKPHY